One segment of Streptosporangium brasiliense DNA contains the following:
- a CDS encoding heavy-metal-associated domain-containing protein: MTTTTYTVTGMTCGHCVSSVTEEVSEVPGVTNVEVDLATGLLTVDSEGRIDGSAIIAAVEEAGYGVVTPS; this comes from the coding sequence CACCGTCACGGGCATGACCTGCGGCCACTGCGTCAGCTCGGTCACCGAAGAGGTCAGCGAGGTCCCGGGCGTCACCAACGTCGAGGTCGACCTGGCCACCGGCCTGCTCACCGTCGACAGCGAGGGCCGGATCGACGGCTCCGCGATCATCGCCGCCGTCGAGGAGGCGGGGTACGGAGTGGTGACCCCGTCATGA